ACAATGTATTGGGACTGGAGAGAGTGCTAAAGCTACTCATGGTCgtatttttaatggaaaattATAAGAAATGATCATTCTTTCTAAATGTGATGTAGACATAAACTGTCTGtgactacaaataaacagaaacagatgCGACTGAATAATAGGCTGTGTgtgtctttcttttgtgaaataacGGTAAATACcactttatttctgtgtgactaGTTATCAATCCTGACACAAACTAATTAGTCAATGTAGCACTTATTACTGTAAAACAGGCCTGAGGTTATTAGCCCCGCCCGGCCCGTTTAAAGCACTGACTCCGACAGTGGAAAATACCTGAAAAAAACttaccctgcgtcccaatgtgcatactatccactctatctgccctaaatagtattgcaAATTACTAAtgtcacatagaatttaggactgacagtatgcacattgggacacaGGCTTAGCCTCTTCGCTAATTAGCACACAAAATACCATTGGTATACTACTTCCCCCGCCTCACCGGAAGTTTTACCAACATTCTTTTTTATAGTAGCGCCCCCCCGGAAACTTGTAGATAGAGAACATTTGgagcatcattaaacgaaaaatacgtccaAGACGAccatgaactcttcagcagctggaatgggaccaaattccaacaccaaactggtgttcaaactgttttgaaaagaagaggagatgctacaccatggtaaacatacTCCGTTCCAACTATTATGAGGCCTGTAGCAGggatcaaatttgaaatgagcttattttgtgcataaaattgtcaaatttctcagtttaaacatttgttatgttatctacagtatgttctattgtgaataaaatattggctcatgagatttgaaattcttttagttttcattttattcaaatgtaaaaaaacatcccaacatttctggaattcgggttgtaaaagCAAAATGTgacaattttataataataataaaaaattaaaaaaacgaaTGAATTATTATCTATgaattattttagctgaaaagTTGTTGTCACCAGTTTGGTGTTTTAGGCATTAAAAGGTTGTATAATACATGTATTATATTAAAGTTGTATAATTGGATATAACTTACATAAACGGTCAGTAAGTGATTTTTCTTATTGTTAACATCTCGTGGCTATAACTATTGaagtattttgatatttttaacaaattggCCCCATTCACTACAATTTTAAGTGCTTCACTgtaactgatttttttattttttttttaaaggaaagaagggataaatataaatatatttttttgtgcgGTATTGTATTGACCACTGAACATTCTGTGTATGCACTTGTGCAGCTCTCATAAGCTTAAGACAAATTAAATGCTGTAGGATGGTATACTGAGAACTGCTGTCTCCTCCTGAGAGCTGGAAATAGGAGAATTAAAAAAAGCACAACCAAATCTACAGAAAATTCAAAACACACCTCCAATGGACTAGATAGATTCACTCACAAATGAAGTTTCACACTCGCCAGAAAGGACCATAGCTCAAAGTCATAAAACAGTGTGTGAAACTAGCTCTGAAAAGAACCATGTAGGAATACCTAACTTTGAAATAAGTGAATAAGGAGGAAGAGAAAGGCTTTAGGCAATGTACTGTACAAACATATTTTTGGAGACAGGTTAAGCAAGTGAGATTCAACAAGTGAGCTGCTTGTGAAATTTCAAAGCCTAGTGGGAAATCGTTCTCTCATGGGAGCCTTTCTGCAAAAAATGGTTTAATGTGGTTCTCTGCATGGCATTTCTGAAGGCTTGTAAAATGTATCTCATGCAGAGAAATATAAAACTTCAGTGTTGGAAGTAAACTTAATGCAGTCTTGGGTCTACTGTGTTTTTCATAGACATACTTACAAACTTTTTCTACAGCTGTTTGAATGAAGACCAGCTTAAATTTAGACAATAtgaatctttttattttaggttCACAAAATGAGTGAATTTTTCAAACAATGGAGAGAATTAAACTAACTTTAGtttgaatgtttttcttttttcttttcttgtttctttcttttcactttttagtttagttttcttAGACGGCATAAACTCGATCAGCAAATATGGTCCAAAAAGAACAACAACAGTACAGTACagacaaatgtaaacaaataaaaataaacagaaaaggtATTAACTATCAGAGACAAATATCTCTGATACTTGCAAAATTAAAAGGTCAGTCAAGTCAAAGGATCACAATGATTATATCTTGAAGATACACAGAAaaatagcacaaataaataaataaatacattacaatgaaaattacaaaaatacaatatgaaGTAATCATATTCCCAGGTGGTCTAAAAGAGGTTTCCAAATTTCCTGAAATAGATCTGCCTTGTCATTGTTTGTAACAAATCATAATATCTCTATCTGTGGAGTGTTCATCAGCTCATTATGCCACACATCCAGCTTCCACCTCTGAAGAATCAATCTCTTTGCAAGTTTGGAGTTGTTATTGCGCTATTATACTATTATACTATCCCGCATTATTTGAGCtagaataaataacaataataacaataatcaaTTTTCAACTGTCAGGAATATGGatctgttttgttgttgtttttttctccctATGTGCTCCCCATGACCTAGTTTCTCCCTCTCTTTGATTTGTCATTTGTTTCAGGTGTGTCTTGTCATTTTGTCTAGTATTTAAAGTGTAGTCTGCCCCATGTTTCCTTGTCTGGTGTTAAACGTTGATGTTGTGCTACGTGTGTGTTCCTGCCTGCCCTGTCTTACCCCTTGCATgttcattaaaggggtcatatgatgctattttaaagatcattattttgtgcatttgtgaccctggaccacaaaaccagtcttaagtgtcaatttttcgaaattgaggtatatacatcatctgaaagctgaataaataagatttccgTTGATGTacggtttgttaggatcggacaacatttggccgagatacaactatttgaaaatctggaatctgaggttgcaaaaaaatctaaacattgagaaaatcgcctttaaaattgtccaaatgaagttattagcaatgcatattactaatcaaaaatgaagtttttatacatttacggtaagaaatttacaaaatatcttcatggaacatgatctttacttaatatcctaatgatttttggcataaaagaaaaatttataattttgacccatacaatgtatttttggctattgctacaattataccccagcgacttaagactggttttgtggtccagggtcacatttggtgTAACACAATATGTTGACATTCTGTaacgtggctgacgagacgtgagacaggCGGATCCATGTGCGAGCTTTTATTGATCAGAGACGTGGtttaacaggcagggtcgaacataGGCAGACAGGTATAACATAGGCAATACACAGAGTTATCTGAAACGAGCGTGGGTCaggcgacagcgaacagtatcaagagggctagacaagagaggtaaaccaaaacgtaagcgatagtccaggcaggggaaaacacaatccgaaaacAGGCTAGACAAGGcgagactagggaaactaacagggctctgtagggcagcgataaatacatacaatactcggcgcTGACGGAAGGAAattccagggtttaaataaggcatgtgatcagtgtgtgcgtaggatcaggtgtgcctgtgattagtgcaatgagtgattggtgacagctgtgatcagtaccattgatgatgggaattgtagtttGGTGAAATGTAACAATAGTGTAGTGCAGTGcagagtccatgtgatgagcgggtgacctctggtggtgagtgagcagaagtgcatggacaggattcgtgacacatactttaacccatttaatcccaccGGTCACAATAGTGACTGTAAAAAAGTTTTTCGTTTATAAAGCTCTACAAACTGTACCgactgatgttttagtgcacttcctgcaaatatggaaaaaaataaagggtctcaattaaatatgtgcagtttcacatgattagtgcaaattatcacatgaccagagcagtttatttcctgtttgcaccttgagCAGATGATGGATGCATTAAAGCTCCAAAACGAAAggctagtaaagtatgttaaaataaagatatgacaaagatttttggtacacattatctttagggtgtctagtattaatatatgcatttgcatatattcagttttgctgagtgtggtcatagagtgagtaaacatgttgatggtcacaatagtgaccggtgggataacggtgaactttattttacaatataatccAATGGCAGTTGCTAgtgacaaaatattgcactaaattaaaaattcaaatgttagaaaaattttacaataatgatgttgtaatactcgtagcattgatttaaaaatttgatgttatattttagaaaaaagtaacaattttgaaatgcgGTGGTGgctgaatttttttgttttttatctcaGTGTTCCTATCAATGTTGCATAAggttttttatgcataatagtaaccctagaatgtgatcaaacagtttaaaatagctgagcTAAGATATATAACACtttttatgactgcagaaatatgtgATTTCAGTACTCTCCATATCCCACCGGTATCCCACTATTGTGACCgaatataaaacacaatttttcacacacttttctaaaaaaatttcaaaaaattattattgattatttcaaaggattactaatgacacatcatttggatattttcatgtctgggaaaaatttgggattaaaagggttttaatgttcaaaaaacgcattatttttcaaatactgtacattattgtaggtcccCTATGCCCCGCCTATCTCAAACGTGTTGTTTTCTACAAACCCTCTCCATCCTACaagtgcagtctgctctgattggccagctgatacagtgcattgtgattggccgaacaccacaagtgcACGTcagaaatgtaacgccccttaccgtaaacacgagcttcagctttcaaagtaaatataaagacagttaataatgtccttagttttagcatcagttcaagcctgagaggggaacagagtccactgtgatgtgaccctgtctctctctctctctctctctctcacacacacacacacaacgtgTTACTCTACACTGtgcaaaactccgcatttgaacagtcagtagcaaatacttaaactataacaaaacatacttatagtcgctgattcagaagcacctgattgtcatagcaaagtcggaattgactttttttttttttttttagaaatagcctctcctaggttcacgaaactgtcgtccataaaatgtcgcacaaattcgaacatttgggttgtgctgatGTAAATAAATCTTAACCtatgattcctaattgcatctactttcggaagcccaaataaagtgcttttgctttcgcatagaaacccacagcgtctccctgatatggctgcatcaacactactgcggttactgaaaccaagccttctttctttgcgtgcacaTTTGAGcggcattatgcaaatatttccacatcgttaTAAAGACATGTAGGGGTGTGTTTTATAAAAGACGTTTTAGCctggtctggatcagccttctcttttagatagaataaatccttttgtgggagactttgagctttgtaactgtgcagatcttatacatgcacgaactgctacataacacactaaagaaaaggaaaacaagaaatcgcatcatatgacccctttaaaagacTGTCGTTCGTAATTCTCcatcgtctcctcgttcctcgcTCCTCACAGTAGGCAACCGTGACAGAACACCAGACCTACAAAAAGTACTGTATATTGCCGTGTTTTGCCCCCGTTTTGGTCTCCGTTTTTTGGACAGTGTTTCTTTTGTTTCCTGTGTTTTCCCTATGGATCCCCTCGCCGCTTTGTTCGTCTCCCTAGCCCGTAAGGACCCGCCACTTTTGGAGTATGCGGCTGTGTTCTAACGGCATTCGACGACACTGCGCTGAACTCACTGTTCTGGATCGGGGCAAATTACCATCGCCCCGTTGTCCTCCCAGACACCACTGGACTGAGCTGGAGGGAAGCCATCATCCAATGTCTGTAGAGTGTCTATCCCCGATCCAGAGCACAGCCAAACCCAGAGCCCAGCCGACCATCTCCCCGCTGTGCAGAGCCCAAGCCTGAGCCCATCGATGACGGGGAGCCCGAGCCCGCAGTGACCGATGAGCCATCGACACACGGAGCAACAGAGCTGAGGATCACTGTGAAGCCGATGCTGCAAGTAATGTCAGACCAGGTGCGAAAATCAGCTACAAAGCCCGCCACGAGGGAGAAAGCTGTGGACAGTGAGAACGCGGAGAGGAGCTCCGCCCCATGGCTGAGGGTGAGCGGAATGTGGATCTGGGACTGCTGGACTTAGAAGGAGAGGCTGTGGATGCTGACTTGCCCCCTCTCCTCCTGCATTGTTCGGAGCCCTCAGTCACTCCTGTTTCCCCATCCTGCCCAGAAAGAGACGCAGTTCCTAAGATAAGCCCAGAtagggctcctgttcctgagtttagcccagagagggctcctgtttcCATGTCCAGCCTAGAGAGGCTCCCGTTCCTGAGtttagcccagagagggcttctGTTTCCCCGTCCTGCCCAGAAAGTGACTCTGTTCCCGAGctcagcccagagagggctcctgtttcTCCGTCCTGCCCAGAAAGTGACTCTGTTCCCGAGctcagcccagagagggctcctgtttcCCCGTCCTGCCCAGAAAGTGACTCTGTTCCCAAGCTCAGCCCAGAGAGTGCTGCTGTTCCTGAGtttagcccagagagggcttctGATTCCAAGTCCAGcccagagagagagactgttCCCGAGTGCAGCCCTGTCGTTCCCCTGTCAGTCGCGCTCCCCATGCTGGGAGTCGCAATTTGGTGTGTGTGGGCAGCGCACAACAGCCCTGAAAGCCCAGAGGCTCAATAATGCCCACCCACCCTCCCGCTCCTGACTCCTCCACCACTGTcatctggcagcccctctgctcgccctcagcccaccatctgtATGGTGTGAGCTCCGTGGGTCTGCCAGTCTCCATCGTCACCGTGGCTGGAGAATCCCTTGCCTCCGCCTCCAGCCTCTGAGTCCCAGACTCCGCCTCGGCCCATCGACccgtcggctccaccatggctcctagctccctcctcTCCGCCGTAGCCCATCAGTCCACTGGTCAGTCCATCAGTCCCTTCACCTTgggactccactcctccagCTGCGCCTCGTCCCTCTGGCTCCGTCAGGCTCCTTCTTCCCttcagctccaccttggtcctctgTCGCTCTGGCTCCACCGCGGCCTTCTAGATCCCTGCCTCCATATTGTCACCTGAGCCATCCTGAGTCAGCCCTTCCTCCACCATGGATCCTCCCTacgtcggctccaccgtgggtcGACattatggctgtggcctgggtcccaCCTGGCACTGCCTGCTCCAAGCCCCTATTGTCTCCGTCTGGTCCACCCTGGCTCCTCCTGTCTCTTCCCTGTCTCTTCCCTCCTTCATCACCTCCCTGGACTCTGTCTGCCGGCCCCCTCCCGGgtgtccgtcctcctcctgagcctcctcCCAAGTTCCCACCCGCCCCTACCTCTGATATTTCTACGGCATGaggacgcgccttccgggagggggacAATATGTAAGCAATATGGacctgttttgttgtgtttttctccCCCATGTAACCTAGTTTCTCCCTATCGTTGATTTGTCATTTGTTTCAGGTGTGTTTTGTCATATTACCGCGTTTAGTCTGGTATTTTAAGTGTAGTCTGCCCCATGTTTCCTTGTCTGGTGTTAAACGTCGATGCTGTGCTACGTGTGTGTTCCTGCCTGCCCTGTGTTACCCCTTGCATGCTCATTAAAAGACTGTTGTTCGTAATTCTCCATTGTCTCCTTGTTCCTCACATTAGGCAACCGTGACATCAACAATAATTAGATAGAATTTTCAAAAATTGTCTTACATGGCAACTAGCCTAAATGTAGGCattgtgaatatttttatttttaataaacagaatgAGTGAATAAATCAGTCAGatccaattttttatttatttatttattttaatttatttttaagttgttttgCATGGAGACCAGCGTAAATTTGGTCATTatgcttctttttattttaacaataacaatgatAATCAAATTTCAACAATAATCATGCAGTTAAAATTTTCATTCTTCCTAAATGTAGGCATCATGTATCTTTTTTCTTTACAGAATGAGTGAATTAAAAAGATTACTTggtgttattttacatatttacccTTAGTTAACTGACACTGTGctataatcaataataataactcaATATTAGATAAGTGCATAATCAGCAAACAATCATGCTTTACATCCTTTGTAAAGCTTCACGCTCTCTGGCATAGCTATATATAACCAGAGTTTAGATAACTGCGGGTGCATTAGTATTCCATGGCAGTCAGAGCCAAAACAAATTGATATGTTAGCGTGCAGCACAAGTCTGGCACGTCAGTGTAAAAGAAGCCGCCTCCCTCTGTCTTTTGTAATGGAAAGGCCCAATTGCAAGACAAGAGGGTGATTTAATCTATGGACTCAGAAGACAGTCAATTGTAGAACAGAGGTCTGTTTCCCACAGATCTATAAGGGCTCTGCCGTGATAGCACTGTTGATGTTAATGTCGTCCTTTGTGCTATGCGATTGGCTCTCAACATCTACAGCTGACCCATTTTGTAAGCATGGCTAAGTATGAACAAAAAGCATACTTTCAATTAGCAGTTATTTAGCACTGGAAACGAAAGTCCTAAATGTATACTGGCTTAAATAAAAAGATACCAGGTTTTTCAATGAACAATTTGTTGCAGTCGTCACTAAACTAGAACACTGAGCGAGATGCATGAAAAAGCTAATAATGACTTAGACCTTTTCCTCAGCACTCCGCACATGGTTGCCCCAACGGGACGCGCAGCAGCTGTAATTAGATGATGTTAGCGTCAGTGTCACTGCCCGGGTTAATGAGTACCTCTATTTACCATTAATATGGCTACCTGTTCTCAGCCCGGAGGCTAATGCTGCAAATATAGCTAATTACAGAACCTTGTAACACACACCTTGACCTAAAACACACATCGCTAATTCAGTTATGCAATGTAGTTGCTTTTAAAGAATGTATTTCTTCAAGGTTTCCTATGCTGTagatgttttccacaaaaaaacaaacaaacaaacaaaaaaagtcctGTCTTGACATTTTGGTATATAAATCTACATATCTGACACATCTGAAGCTGAGCTCCATATTGAGCCATTCCGTCTTGTTAGAACAAGGTGTGTGCCTTCatctcaaaatgtaattttgtcagCTGAATGAAGTCTAACTGAAAGGATGAGTTGTGTTTTGTGAATAACATGTTTGTCTTCTTGACATGAGAATGTGAGGCACATCACTGAGTCGAATGGGCAAAAAAAACTGTTTGCttcacagaaaataatttcactTAAAGGGaaactccaccccaaaatgaaaattttgtcattaatcacttacccccatgtcgttccaaacccgtaaaagctttgttcgtcttcagaacacaaattaagatattttagatgaaaatcgggaggcttgtgactgtcccattgactgccatttttgttttatttccctacaaaaagtattctcatcgcttcataacgttacagttgaaccactgatggcagatgggaGTATTCTGacaatggcagtcaatgggacagtcacaagcctcccgattttcatctaaaatatcttaatttgtgttctgaagacgaacaaagcttttacgggtttggaacgacatggggataagtgattaatgacaaaattttcattttggggtggagtatccctttaatggaTTGAAATACCCCAATAAATATAACCATGTCCAAGGTGCTTTCAAAAGATTTCCTAAAGGCTTCtgtaattgtgagataaagttaaaaataaagtaaaactgtgagagtcaaaattgtgagatataatgcAATTACCAGAAATATTTGCAATTATGGAATTTTTTACTTACAAGTGAGAGAATAGCCAAAAGCTACACTGTTAGATGAAATTGAGAAAAAGTAGCAATTATGCAAACTAAAGCCACAATTGTGAGACATAAAGcaataacaacaaataaaagaacaattactgtacatattttgttatttgcAATTGCAAAACTAGTCATTTTGCAAGATATAAAGATGCACTGTGAGATACAGTATCAAATGAAA
The genomic region above belongs to Onychostoma macrolepis isolate SWU-2019 chromosome 01, ASM1243209v1, whole genome shotgun sequence and contains:
- the LOC131543851 gene encoding uncharacterized protein LOC131543851, which produces MGEKNTTKQVHIAYILSPSRKARPHAVEISEVGAGGNLGGGSGGGRTPGRGPADRVQGGDEGGKRQGRDRRSQGGPDGDNRGLEQAVPGGTQATAIMSTHGGADKAAVEPERQRTKVELKGRRSLTEPEGRGAAGGVESQGEGTDGLTSGLMGYGGEEGARSHGGADGSMGRGGVWDSEAGGGGKGFSSHGDDGDWQTHGAHTIQMVG